CCATCAGGATGATAATCCTATACCCTATATAGTGTGGcgggtttttttgcaaggattccgcactcccctggctggtttcctctGCTCCCCAGGGACccaaggctcacagtttgggaaccactgccctacgtGGCTGTTTTGGTCCTTCAAAAAGCAGATTTTGAAATACTGGGGGTTGGAAATACATCACAGAACCAATCAAACAGACTTGTAacatgggaccccccccccccccccacacacacacacattctttgaATTGAAATACTCTTTCACTCCAGGGTTAATTGACAGCCAGCAGTTTGGAGACAGGGTGGGAAGTCCATAAGGGAAGTCTGGCCTCCTCCAGGCTGGCAGCCCGCCCTAAAGGGAGAGGAAGGTGGAGGCAGGATCCAGTGCTGATTTGTGGAgatgctggatcaggtcattcATTAACCCGCAGGGCCTGATTTAGGGGTGCAACTTGCAAAGCACAACTGGGGGACCATCCAGGCACCAGCAGCAAGAGGGGAGCTGTCCCAGCCCTGCTGAGTGGCTGCAGCTGACAAACCCCACCCCAAGACTCTGCTGCTGTGCatttgaaagtgaaagtaagtTGGCAGAGCCTTGAAGACATGGCGCCTTTCTCTGCGTGCCGAAGGAGAAGCCGCTCAGCCAAAGCTCCTCTTCTGCAGTCCTGATCAGGGCACAAGAGCCCGCCCTCTCCCCAGGCAGACCCTCTGTAGCTTTTGTTCCCTCCACCAGCTGTCCAGAAACTGCTGCTGAGAAACTGCTGAGTCAACAGGCAAGATTGCAAGGTCAGTattttttgcacacacacacaccccccccccaagatctgtGGCACCCACAGTGACCTCTTGTGCCCTTTAGCCCACCTTGCTTCcccttctggggaggggggcttctctGTGTGGCTAAGAGCGGTCCCAGCACTTGTTGCCTTCAACACAAGGCACTTGAAAACAATCCTtcctttcctctaaggcagtttctcaaactgtgggttgggacccactaggtggctctcAGTTCAATTTCCATGGGTGGGTCCCCCACTcttttcaatgtgtgttttatttttaatatattagacttgatgctcccttgggatgtggctgcatttggggaaatgtgacagatctatacttttaacaggctactatgtataaccttttatcaatgatagtcaatggggcttgctcctgggtaagtttgaCTAGGATTACAATAAGTTTAAACTTTGAAGTTACTTAattggtttgattttgtcatatgggggcgTTGGAAAATTTTTCAGCTTGATGGTGTCATTTATttttaagacttgatgctaccatggtatttagttattttatttattttatttttttatttactgcatgcatgtgactgcatttggggaaaggtgagACATCTGCTACTATGTATAGGctttgaacaatgacagtcaatggggtttactcctaggtaaatgtggctaggattgcagccttaggggtgtttggggattttttattttttatttttaacataccaggaactgcttgggagggttaggaaggttctttattttaaatgtatttttaaagttatacttattgtaaacttttaatttacttgcttgatttatttgatttttgtcatatggggctgtcaaacattttcctgtttgccaatgtcacttccagccaagaCATCCCTTCtcagttaatgacatcactcctggagggctcctttttagattgtcgttctaaaaagtgggtcccagtgctaaagcatttgagaaccactgctctaaggagcaCAGGGTGGTGTGCGTATCTCTTTCTTGATCTTCACAACTTTGTGCACAGGGTTAGGCTTGGGATACAATGACAGGCTTTGTGAGTGCCCAGCTGATGGGATTTTGAAGCCAGAATCTAGTCCGGTGCGCTAACCACTAGATCACACTCTCCCTTGGTGCTGTTTCAATAAGAAACGTTCCCAGCAGCACACACATCTAGGAGAGGAAAGTTCCCTTCTATATAAGGAACATGCCTTATATGGAACATGCCTAAACATGTTATGCAATCCACAGCTCTCGCTCTCTAAGCGGCAGCCCTCTGAGATATGTTTGGTTGAATAATGTTCAGATAACAGGCATCATAATTTTCCAAAGTAGCTTTAGAAGAGCAGGCTCCTTCTGAAGGTTGAAATAAATGAAGGAGAAGCAACTGCAGAACGCAGGCAGAGTATAGCTCATGCAGTGAGCCTTCAGCAGTGTGGTAGGGCCTCTGGCAGTCATGTTTGCTATCTAACAGGTGTGGCCAAACCACAGCCACACACATACAGCTCTTTGACCTGTAATTTGCAGCTCTCGTAAATatttggctgagctcctttttgcatcatataaaaggtaaataacaaattttcaagctttatcattatttacagcagtgtttctcaaccagtggtacgagtcCCACCGGTGgtagttgaggtggtgtctggtggtactcgcaggaccaccggacacctgccacccagcaatgAGATCAGGAAGACAATGCAACCAACAGTggtagcaggcagagctccaaagcatgcttttctgtgcttgaaaaagcgcAGGGCAAgagcttgaaaaagctctcccgtccaccctgaacctcttactggtgtttgttgcttcTCATTTGGCCTAACCCAGAaacaactggtgatgatgtcgttACCAGTTACTCCCAGTGGTTCTTTGAATAggcagaccatgtgaagtggtacggtggagtcCAATGTTGAGAAACACGGTTTCACTGGGTATAAGAATCCatgggattaaaatgtaagtttaatgttcatggtgagtaaatatattgaagaatttaaatgcttcttaaatattgtggctctcaaacatctgaagtttatcgtctATGGCTCTTATATGAAGCAAGTTTGAGTACCCTGGTACAGGTTGAGCACCCCTTATCCTGAATTATGAAATACTCCAAAATATGAAATACTCTGAagttttttgagcaccaacatgactgcttttttgcctaaagaaatacaATTGTAAACTTTTGTGTTTATGATTTCGTGCACAAGCCTAgttttatgcacaaaattattttaaaatattgtacagAATTACCTTCAGGTTACGTGTTTAAAGGGTATATGAAACAGAAAGGAATTTCATGTATAGACTTTGgctccatccccaagatctctcattatgtatatgcaaggattctgaaatatggaaaaatccgaTATCCTAAACACTTCGGGTCCCAAGCATTTAGGATGAGTGATGCCCAACTTGTACATAACCTATATACAACCTGTAACCCATGCtttagtgacatctagattaaaTTAcagcaatgcgctctacgtggggctgcctctgaagatggtttggaaactgcagctagtgcagaacgCAGCTGCCCGTGTGGTTTCTGGGGCTCGCCGGTTCGACTCTGTGGGGCCGTTGCTTCAGCATTCCtgttcatttccgggctgaattcaaagtgctagtgttttacttttaaagccctttatggctcaggtccagggtatttgaaggacctcctccttccatacaatcctacccatcctctcaggtcatcagattGGGCCCTTCTAATTGTGCCACACCAGTAGAGGTAGGGGGATGGCGGCatgaaatagggccttctcagtggtggcaccctgtctgtggaattccctccctctggaacTGAGAGCAGCTCTCTCATTGGAGTTCCTTCGGTAGGGTCTCAAGACCTTTTCATTTAGGGAAGCCTTTACATGCTAACATTGAGGGGTTGGCACTTTCTATGAAACATCTTCTAACCTGTGATCCAATTGTCTTTcattgtttttgtggttttaattgttttaatgtttttagcactgttttttatggttgtaagttgccttgagggcTCTttggcagggtataaatctcttaaaaaaacaaataaatataaataggGTATTACGAGCTTATGTCTAGTTTTATCCATGTCCTATTGGAAGGCAGACCTTTGGAAAGGGCGAACGCGTACAAGCTGAAAGGCAATAtaattttgaatttttctttctctctctgccaggCTTTGGTGAGCGGTATCAGAGCTGAGTTGCTGCCAAATGGCTTCCAAGGATAAAGTTGTCATAACTGaaggtaggtgtgtgtgtattttatgcACGACAGGTGGGCAGCTCTTGCCATGAGCCGGTTCACAGCAGACTGGTAACTAAAGAAAGACCATGCAAGATGCAGGAAGCTTTGCTTATTCTTTAACCAGTgtacaattagtctgtggaactccttgccacaggatatggtgatgacatctggcctggatgcctttaaaagcggactggacagatttctggaggagaagtccatttTTGAGCATCAACATGATGGGCATGTTGGTGATGGGTATGAAGCCATCACCAGGtatgaaccaggggacatccactaaaattgagtgttgggagagttagaacagacaaaagaaaatatttctttactcagcgtgtggtcggtctgtggaactccttgccacagtatgtggtgatggcgtctagcctggatgcctttaaaaggggattggacaagtttctggaggaaaaatccattatggggtacaagccatgatgtgtatgcgcaacctactgattttagaaatgggctatgccagatgcaagggagggcaccaggatgaggtctcttgttatctggtgtgctccctggggcatttggtgggccgctgtgagatacaggaagctggactagatgggcctatggcctgatccagtggggctgttcttatgttcttaagccatgatgggtatgtgcaacctcctgattttagaagtaggctatttcagaatgccaggagtgcaccaggacacaggtctcttgttgttttgtgtgctccctaagacatctggtgggctgagACATGGCCATGGAAGCAAGCCACTGGTTGTAAGGCGCCTTGGGTAACTcttgggggagaaaggtgggataaaaatatgatAAAGAAATAAATCTCCAGGTATAGTGAGGAAATAGCCCTGGCTGAAACAGGGCAGAATTGGTGGAGGTAACACCAGGCTGGATGGACCAGTGATCTATTTGATATGTAAGGTGCACTCCTGAACCTGCAGGCCATGTAAACACAGGGTAGTTTGCCTCTCTTCGGTACAGGATCAGGGCTAGTggccctcagtgccagtgctaggtcAGGGTGGTGCTAGCTAGAGTGACGAagagataggtgggggcatgggggaggtggggaggagaagttctggggtggagggaggcaggcagagggcggggagcgggtggggaggaggcatgctgggggagggagtggggcagaagggagttgggactggtggagcttcactgccagcccgacatggaggcttttgcttctacaccaacccttgggtcacgGTAGAATCGAGTAGTCCTATTgcgggacgaaagtccccttctcccgaggagcctgcTTCAGGATGCCAGTCTGATGAATGCTCTGTCTGAGTCTTGtttgtctaacagcacaatcctatcttgccaggaggcctgcacggtATCCAGCAAAAAATAgggtcccaaaatggctcagccagacataaggggaaactcttccccttacccccgggtaagccactgcagcctcaatgggtctccttgaacttgctccACCTCagaaagtggcacaagtccaaggagagcggagcggcttgaagccgctctgcgtTGCtcaggaatggaggttgggatccggcatatctgccaggtcccagccccacctcccgctccctgcccgcccaacCCCCCCGTcccagaacacttccctcccgcctcctccctacctcttccccacccaccccagagccttgcattgaccaagctcggctgacgcaaggctATATGCCCGGGTTGGctcctccgcaggctggcgcacaTGTGTATGCTGGCTGGCGCACATGtgtatgctttacggcacatttccGACCCTCCTGGGAAGGgtgccttaggattgcgccctaaaggatTTTGTGGTATCTCTTCTCAGAGGACATCCTAGCCTTTGCTGAATACCTGAGGAATTTCAAAGATGGAGACCTTAGGCGGCTCAGTGTGCATTTTCGCCCAGACATGATCTACGTCACTGAGAATGAATTTTCCACAGTGCTTTCGGATCTGACGCTTGAGAAGGTCATCACGACTCAGAAATCTCAGGTAATGCCATGTTACCGTTCAACagaaagggagggaaagaagTTGCAATGTTGAGACCAGGCTGGTGGGGCTGCCCCAAGATGTCACAAATGCCCTGCCCTCAACGTACCCAGAGACGTGCCAACTGCCTCCTCATcaccccacctcttcctccagttcTGTGGGtccaaaaaagaagaggggaatggaatgaGAGAGGTTCACaaggtgaccagaggtcctctttctccagcacatgtcctcttttttagcctcatctcctggaaatgtcctccttttccctgaaaGCGGGTCCCTGCAGGTAGTGCATacccttcttgcaattaataaattatatgtaatatagttttaaatttaatcataactaatatagtgtttaaattaatccCATGAAATTAATAggtgagtgtttttagcttttattttgtcgtgtcctacacttttcttggatgtcctacactttggggtgccttgtcctcttttgtggttatggcacctggtcaccctgagcgTTCAGGAGAAGACAGCAGTGGTCACATGTCACCAAAATGTGTCTGTCAGGGGGATTGTGGTTGTCTGTGCTGCTGTTCTGGTCAGGCCAAAGGAGGAAAGCCCAACCACACGAATCCTGGTCTCATCTTGGATGGATTACTGCTCTGATCTCTGTGTGAGGAGAGCAGATCTCTTCGAAGAGTGCCCAGGAAGAACACAGCATTAGATCCTTGGTCACCTTGATGGATGACCTTTGCTGGGTCAATGATAGGGCAATAGGACTCATTTGGCTCTTATGGACCTCTTGGCTCTTTCAAAATCATtgactatggcagtggttctccaactttatagaggccccagtggcatcactgggggttgcatcacccggtaCTGGAGGCCAacgcgtcacccccatgaaggacttcctcccctgaagtggggggggggagggaacgcCCTGGGCGgtgagtgtggtgatgtacccCAACCCAcaggttttctggctataacttttgaaagaatagagatatttcaatgtggtttgtttcattgcattctgcatgaaattacacactgaatgatacataacatgatggtataggtccagcttatttatacatggatgttttatacacggatttgacgaatggcccctgcaaataagaagcaatgtgctgatccctagagaaggggaaaatgcatccctttaaaatcagtttaaaaaaactgaacagtcctttaacaatgagggagagagagagggcagctggctgacaatccatcaatccttctctccccagcagacccctccctttcccctgagcatgaaAGAAAAgttatcactttgcattggtgaagggaggggatgagtgaagcgcctttgtaagtgcttggaggatgactgattgatggattgtcttcttaatgactcttatcttacatcacaaaggtcagcaaggctgtttttaaatcgccatgttttttaaatggatttgctatagtgcgtttttttgccatccacctgagtgcttggaacagaacccaggcgaataatgaggctcaacctgtattagtaaaaaaaaaaaatcaagatttaaaaatttttgccccttagtggtgtcacccagtgaggcccACATCCCCTCACTCCCTCAGTGACGCCACtgagaggccctagaggctgctgcctgatttaggAATACCAAAgtgtgtggctgtaatggtgattcagcagcagtgctcccccccaaaaaaatagcAGCTGGTTTAACACTTGATGCgcgtagcctaatctgccctgtcagtttcgcaaactaccaaaaattggtcatgacccactggtgcgTCCCTTACCCCTTGTTTGAGAATTGCTGGGTTATGATTTTCTGGGCAGGTTTTTGAGGTTTGAAGAACATACTTGCCATGGTCCCACTGGATCACCAGTTCTAGAATATGCTGCTGGGGGATTCCTGTTTGGCTGGAGACCTATATGCTCTGGGGTCCTGGATAGTTCTCTGGGGTCCCCATGCTTTTTAATGGCTGTGTGAAACCACTGAGCAAGGCCTTCTAGGAATTTGGGGTGAGGTATCGCCAGTATATTGATCACACCCAACTCTTTTTCTCCTTTGAGCTAAGCAAGGCTATGGAAGTGCTGAACTGGAGCTACTGGTAGCCTCCTTCTCAAGGCAAATATATATGGGGGAAGGCACAGTTTGGGGGTCAAAGGTTAAAACAACTCTCCCCCCAGTCCtgatctttgggggggggtgtcaacaATGACTATTGGTGATAATAGCTAAATACGTAGAAGGACTGAACTCAGAGGCAACCGAGCTCCAGATAAGAAATCACCAGGGACAAACTACatgggagggctgttgccttcatccGCTGCTTATGGGTTCCCGAAGCGGGAGGCTGGctcagatggacctttggcctgatccatcagggctctttctcacacacagctGGCTGTCTTATCTCCAGACTTGCTATTTCATTTTAGATGTATTTAGAACAGGAGAAGAAGCAGGATGCGACCAAAGCAGCGGAGATGCTGGTCGGTGACATTCTTACTGAGAGCCAAGTAGAGGGAATTGAGCTTTGGAAGACCCTCTTTGCTCTGAGGAGCAAATCGTCTCATCCCAACCTCCATGGGATGATAGAGGAAGTCCTCTCCAATGGTAAGTGACTGTTTGCTACTCCAGCTTTCCTTGAGAACTCTCTCAAAACTTCCTTCTGACACCTGATAAGTGTCTTTCTAAGTGGTATTAAAGGATGTGGGAGGGATTCCTTATAAATGTGTATGTTTGAGTTAAAACTTTTTCCCTGCATTCTTTTGTCCTTGCTGATCCTCTCCTCTTGACCAAGCACCTAAGCCCTGGAATACCTGCTGGCTGGTGCACAAGTAAAGCCACCAGGGGAGTGGTGGTGGCAGGGTGGTTCCCACagatctgacagcccaattctatgcatatctacccatTGTgatcagtgagacttactcccaggaaagtatggacaggattgcagcctgagggcccaatcctagccaactgtccagcaccagtacagccacaatgcagccccgatgtaagttaccttaccttgaggaggcctctgtgactgcctccccaccgaagGAGGCAGCAcacgccctattggcatggctgcactggcactggaaaattggataggattgggccctgagtctccacTTTATATATGGAGAATACAAGGAGGATTGGTCGGTTGCCCAATGCCATGTACTGCCTTCCCCTGTCCTCCTACCCGCCTTCCCAAAGTGGCAATCTGAAAAACTTGCACAAATATCTGCAAGCAAACTTAAAagcttgggagggggaaagaaagcaTCTTGGGGGTCACACATGTTACTCGTCATTTGCAATTCAGTCACAATATGGGTAATGACAGGGTGACACATTCCTTTTGGAGGAGAGACAACTCGAGACTTGACGGAACTGACTGTTTGATTACAAATTCGTAGGTTGAGCGGGCCCCATGGGATTGTGCGTTTGTTATGTCAGTCACATCACACCAACCTCAGTTGGATCTCCCCAGTACAAACCCACAggggcataactagggtggagtgtGAGGGACACCTGTCCTGGGTGCTTCACCAAGGGGAGGGCATGACTGCCCCTatagctctgccctagttatggagaaggtgctggtggctttgtgtcccctgtttccttctccttcaaaggggagctgTTGCAATGAGTGCCCCCccataacctggaagtgacatcacaacgtcCCTGCCTTGGACACCAAGGCAGTGTGTTTTGCCTCTGTAAacccaagccccagcctgctgcaGCTCAGCCCCCTTTCTGCATATTTCCAGGCAAAACTGGTATATGACTCAACATACCGTCTAATTTGGAACGGAGCACCCATATAATGTGACATGGCTTCATGCAAGCCTAAAGGGAGTTTGACTGCAGAGAGTGTTTGAATTTTGGTGTTGAAATGGACTATCAACttgataaacttttttttttttaaggcaatgcTCTGTTAGAAGAGATTATCCTCAATGAATCTGGACACACCCCTGACCCAGTCAAGAAAGGTACcagagggggaaagtgtgggtaggtgGGTGGTAGCAGCAGTGGGATCACTAGGGTTTTCATCATGCAATGcgggaggccagagcatcacccctatgatgggcttcctcccatgcagtgggcaggacaacgccctgggcagtgggcgtggtgaagtaccattggcccacccccactggttttctggctataacttttgatattatagagatatttcaacacagtttgccTATTGTGTTCTgtgtgaaattacgcattgattgatatgtaacatgatggtattatttgaaaatatcaaaattaaaaattttttggcctgtagtggtgtcacctcccctccCTGTGCACTGAAAGTGTGGCTTGCCAGAGGCCACTGAGTGAATTCATAGAAGATGTAAGATCTGAAGTGGGGATTCCCTGACTCAACAGCAACTTGCCTACACCACCACTTTGTCCTCCACTTTTCAACATAGACATCTGGCCCAGGAATCTTTTCCCAGATCTTGTTAGTTTCTATTCTCACagagggttgtttgttttttttttttaaatatagagcATCATTCAGTCATGTGATATTCCTGCTAAGATCACCTTTGGTATGCTCCAATAATAGTGTGACCGTGTAATACAGgtgtgctcaaactttcaactttagggatgctggacctttaacaagtgtaaagaagagagaattgcagcaggtgcaacttgtcatcccacagacgacaagctgcacctgctgaaattctctcttctatacacttgttaaaggtccagcatccctaaagttgaaagtttgagcacccctggtgtaatatGATATATGAGCAGGCTGGGCCTAACTCATAGATTCCTCTTGTCTTGTGTTCTGAGCAGCTTGTCAGGAGGAACACAAGAGTCTTCTGTATGAACAAACCAAATGGCTGAAAGAAAGTGGTGGTGCAAAAAATCCTGAAGGGCAGAGCTTGCCTCTCCTTAATCGCTATGTGGAGCTGAAGGTGGTCTCGGATGACCACTTCAGGAAACAGTGTCAGTGTGAAAATGAGGCTCTGGCCGCTGCCGGCGAGCTGAACGAGTACCGTCTCCGCCACAAAACACAATCTGCTCTGGAGCGAATCACACTCAACCGGCTTTTCCGTTGGTGCTTCCGGTCAAAACGCAAGCCCCTCTCTGTGATGGTGAGCGGGGTGGCCGGAGTGGGCAAGACAACCCTGGTGCAGAAATTTGTCTTTGACTGGACAAAGGGGAAACACTACCAGAAGTTCTCCTTTATTTTCTACTTCAAGTTCCGAGACCTCAACACTGTGGGGCCGAGGACCAGCTTGGAGAGCCTGATCCTGAAAGAGTATCCCAGTTTGCGGGACAAACTTGGGACAATTCTACAGAAGCCGGAGGATCTGCTGTTCATCTTTGATGGCTTGGATGAGAGCAACAGTAACCTGAATTTGAGCAGGAACCGATGCCCGAACTTCTGCACACAGCCTGGTGATGTGAAACCGGTCGATGTGATTGTAGCCAGCTTGGTGAATCAGAACCTGCTGAAAGGCTGTTCTGTCCTCCTGACCAGTCGCCCCAGCAAGCTTGCCCAGTTGGAGACTGGAGTCCTGCACAGAGTGACCAGCATTGTGGGCTTCCTCTCCCAGGAGAGAGAACAGTATTTTAAGAATTTCTTTGGAGATCATGCAGTTGCCCAAAAGGCCTTGGCGCATGTGAGGGACAGCCAAGTTCTCTACACCCTCTGCTACAATCCTTCCTACTGCTGGATTACTTGTACCGCTTTGCAGCCTTGCTTCTCTGGCAAGAaagggcaggcccctcccctccccaagacAGTGACTCAGCTGTTTGTAGGCTACGTCAAGCACATGTTGGACCACCACACCAGGGAGCTCCCTGAGAGGGAAGAGTTGCGAAAGATGCTGATAAAGCTTGGGGAATTGGCAGGGTTTGGTCTCAAGAACCACAT
This genomic stretch from Tiliqua scincoides isolate rTilSci1 unplaced genomic scaffold, rTilSci1.hap2 HAP2_SCAFFOLD_71, whole genome shotgun sequence harbors:
- the LOC136636049 gene encoding NACHT, LRR and PYD domains-containing protein 12-like, producing the protein MASKDKVVITEEDILAFAEYLRNFKDGDLRRLSVHFRPDMIYVTENEFSTVLSDLTLEKVITTQKSQMYLEQEKKQDATKAAEMLVGDILTESQVEGIELWKTLFALRSKSSHPNLHGMIEEVLSNGNALLEEIILNESGHTPDPVKKACQEEHKSLLYEQTKWLKESGGAKNPEGQSLPLLNRYVELKVVSDDHFRKQCQCENEALAAAGELNEYRLRHKTQSALERITLNRLFRWCFRSKRKPLSVMVSGVAGVGKTTLVQKFVFDWTKGKHYQKFSFIFYFKFRDLNTVGPRTSLESLILKEYPSLRDKLGTILQKPEDLLFIFDGLDESNSNLNLSRNRCPNFCTQPGDVKPVDVIVASLVNQNLLKGCSVLLTSRPSKLAQLETGVLHRVTSIVGFLSQEREQYFKNFFGDHAVAQKALAHVRDSQVLYTLCYNPSYCWITCTALQPCFSGKKGQAPPLPKTVTQLFVGYVKHMLDHHTRELPEREELRKMLIKLGELAGFGLKNHILVFDQDHLESFSLKGSPWLTAFLVESIHGDGLSSQVTYTFVHLTVQEFFAALVHYLDFKQDNFDDTMRRVDASEGGEYEIFLRFLSGLSHHMTRAPLEAVLGKFSLDTSKKVIDRLTQTDCSVFLRLDKKEALNFFNLLFEAHNPPLVHQLMKDAPCLDFSELFLMPVDCTILSYILKCLKTIKVLNLDSCLIQNEGLQKLSPQLHKVGELSLRNNDLRDPAMKDLVTALKHPDCQLETLRLSRNALTEECCKDLSLALSGNQSLLSLDLKKNKLRDKGLSDLLEAFRSPRCKIQTLVIQENAFTDASCGILRAALSRNTSLKSLNLSGNHFTDDCADEMCNFILKCPALTEIRLSLTDISPEVESQLKRQASKRQGLKFVI